The Enterobacter kobei genome has a segment encoding these proteins:
- the gyrA gene encoding DNA topoisomerase (ATP-hydrolyzing) subunit A, with protein sequence MSDLAREITPVNIEEELKSSYLDYAMSVIVGRALPDVRDGLKPVHRRVLYAMNVLGNDWNKAYKKSARVVGDVIGKYHPHGDSAVYDTIVRMAQPFSLRYMLVDGQGNFGSIDGDSAAAMRYTEIRLAKIAHELMADLEKETVDFVDNYDGTEKIPDVMPTKIPNLLVNGSSGIAVGMATNIPPHNITEVINGCLAYIEDEDISIEGLMEHIPGPDFPTAAIINGRRGIEEAYRTGRGKIYIRARAEVEADAKTGRETIIVHEIPYQVNKARLIEKIAELVKEKRVEGISALRDESDKDGMRIVIEIKRDAVGEVVLNNLYSQTQLQVSFGINMVALHHGQPKIMNLKEILSAFVRHRREVVTRRTIFELRKARDRAHILEALAVALANIDPIIELIRRAPTPAEAKAGLVSRPWDLGNVAAMLERAGDDAARPEWLEPEFGVRDGQYYLTEQQAQAILDLRLQKLTGLEHEKLLDEYKELLEQIAELLHILGSAERLMEVIREELELVRDQFGDERRTEITANSSDINIEDLINREDVVVTLSHQGYVKYQPLTDYEAQRRGGKGKSAARIKEEDFIDRLLVANTHDTILCFSSRGRLYWMKVYQLPEASRGARGRPIVNLLPLEANERITAILPVREYEEGVNVFMATASGTVKKTALTEFSRPRSAGIIAVNLNEGDELIGVDLTSGSDEVMLFSAAGKVVRFKENAVRAMGRTATGVRGIKLAGEDSVVSLIVPRGEGAILTVTQNGYGKRTAESEYPTKSRGTQGVISIKVTERNGSVVGAVQVDDADQIMMITDAGTLVRTRVSEISVVGRNTQGVILIRTAEDENVVGLQRVAEPVDDEELDSIDGSVAEGDDEIAPEADTDDDAADDADE encoded by the coding sequence ATGAGCGACCTTGCGAGAGAAATTACACCGGTTAACATCGAGGAAGAGCTGAAGAGCTCCTATCTGGACTATGCGATGTCGGTCATTGTTGGCCGTGCGCTGCCGGACGTCCGCGATGGCCTGAAGCCGGTACACCGTCGCGTACTATACGCCATGAACGTATTGGGCAATGACTGGAATAAAGCCTACAAAAAATCTGCCCGTGTCGTTGGTGACGTAATCGGTAAATACCATCCCCATGGTGATTCCGCGGTGTACGACACTATCGTCCGTATGGCGCAGCCATTCTCGCTGCGTTACATGCTGGTAGATGGTCAGGGTAACTTTGGTTCTATCGACGGCGACTCCGCCGCGGCAATGCGTTATACGGAAATCCGTCTGGCGAAGATTGCCCATGAGCTGATGGCCGACCTGGAAAAAGAGACGGTTGATTTCGTTGATAACTACGACGGCACGGAAAAAATCCCTGACGTCATGCCGACGAAAATCCCTAACCTGCTGGTGAACGGCTCGTCCGGTATCGCCGTGGGTATGGCAACTAACATTCCGCCGCACAACATCACGGAAGTGATCAACGGCTGCCTGGCCTATATCGAAGATGAAGACATCAGCATTGAAGGGCTGATGGAGCACATCCCGGGCCCGGACTTCCCGACGGCGGCGATCATCAACGGTCGTCGCGGTATTGAAGAAGCGTACCGCACCGGTCGCGGCAAGATTTACATCCGTGCCCGCGCCGAAGTGGAAGCGGACGCTAAAACCGGCCGTGAAACCATTATTGTTCACGAGATCCCGTATCAGGTGAACAAAGCCCGTCTGATTGAAAAAATCGCCGAGCTGGTAAAAGAAAAACGTGTTGAAGGCATCAGCGCGCTGCGTGACGAGTCTGACAAAGACGGTATGCGCATCGTGATTGAGATCAAACGCGACGCGGTGGGTGAGGTTGTACTGAACAATCTGTACTCCCAGACTCAGCTTCAGGTCTCCTTCGGTATCAACATGGTGGCACTGCACCATGGTCAGCCGAAGATCATGAACCTGAAAGAGATCCTGAGCGCGTTCGTGCGTCACCGCCGCGAAGTGGTGACCCGCCGTACCATCTTTGAACTGCGCAAAGCGCGCGACCGTGCGCACATCCTTGAAGCGCTGGCGGTTGCGCTGGCCAACATCGACCCGATCATTGAACTGATCCGTCGCGCGCCAACCCCGGCAGAAGCAAAAGCCGGACTGGTATCCCGTCCGTGGGATCTGGGTAACGTGGCGGCGATGCTGGAGCGTGCGGGTGATGACGCGGCGCGTCCTGAGTGGCTGGAACCTGAGTTCGGCGTACGTGACGGTCAGTACTACCTGACTGAACAGCAGGCCCAGGCGATTCTGGATCTGCGTCTGCAGAAACTGACCGGCCTTGAGCATGAAAAACTGCTCGACGAATACAAAGAGCTGCTGGAGCAGATTGCCGAGCTGCTGCACATTCTGGGCAGCGCAGAGCGCCTGATGGAAGTGATCCGCGAAGAGCTGGAGCTGGTCCGCGACCAGTTTGGCGACGAGCGCCGCACCGAAATCACCGCGAACAGCTCTGATATCAACATTGAAGATCTGATCAACCGCGAAGATGTGGTGGTCACCCTGTCTCACCAGGGCTATGTGAAGTATCAGCCGTTGACCGACTATGAAGCACAGCGTCGTGGCGGCAAGGGCAAGTCTGCGGCACGTATTAAAGAAGAAGACTTTATTGACCGTCTGCTGGTGGCCAACACCCACGACACGATCCTCTGCTTCTCCAGCCGTGGCCGTCTGTACTGGATGAAAGTCTATCAGCTGCCTGAAGCGAGCCGTGGCGCGCGTGGTCGTCCAATCGTCAACCTGCTGCCGCTGGAAGCGAACGAACGTATCACCGCCATTCTGCCGGTACGCGAGTACGAAGAGGGCGTGAACGTCTTTATGGCGACCGCCAGCGGTACCGTGAAGAAAACCGCGCTGACCGAGTTCAGCCGTCCACGTTCCGCCGGGATCATCGCGGTGAACCTGAACGAAGGCGACGAGCTGATCGGTGTGGATCTGACCTCCGGTTCTGATGAAGTCATGCTGTTCTCTGCGGCCGGTAAAGTGGTGCGCTTCAAAGAGAACGCCGTGCGCGCAATGGGTCGTACAGCGACCGGTGTACGCGGTATCAAACTGGCGGGTGAAGATTCCGTTGTTTCCCTGATCGTTCCTCGCGGCGAAGGTGCAATCCTGACCGTCACCCAGAACGGTTACGGTAAACGTACCGCGGAAAGCGAATACCCGACCAAATCACGTGGCACGCAGGGCGTTATCTCTATTAAGGTTACCGAGCGCAACGGTTCCGTTGTGGGTGCGGTACAGGTCGATGATGCCGACCAGATCATGATGATCACTGATGCCGGTACGCTGGTGCGTACACGCGTATCTGAGATCAGCGTGGTGGGTCGTAACACCCAGGGCGTTATCCTCATCCGTACTGCGGAAGATGAAAACGTGGTGGGTCTGCAGCGCGTGGCTGAGCCGGTGGATGACGAAGAGCTCGATTCCATCGACGGTAGCGTTGCGGAAGGTGACGATGAAATCGCGCCGGAAGCGGACACCGACGATGATGCAGCGGATGACGCTGACGAGTAA
- a CDS encoding porin OmpC codes for MKVKVLSLLVPALLVAGAANAAEIYNKDGNKLDLYGKVDGLHYFSDDKSADGDQTYMRLGFKGETQVNDQLTGYGQWEYQIQGNTTESDNQAWTRVAFAGLKFAEAGSFDYGRNYGVIYDVTSWTDVLPEFGGDTYGADNFLQSRANGVATYRNQDFFGLVDGLNFALQYQGKNGSVSGENDTGRSTLKQNGDGYGASLTYNLGEGFSIGGAMSSSKRTADQNNTANPALKGEGDHAEVYTGGLKYDANNIYLAAQYSQTYNATRFGNSQSSSDIYGFANKAQNFEVVAQYQFDFGLRPSVAYLQSKGKDIEGYGDQDLLKYVDVGATYYFNKNMSTYVDYKINLVDENEFTRQAGIGTDDIVALGLVYQF; via the coding sequence ATGAAAGTTAAAGTACTGTCCCTCCTGGTACCAGCACTGCTGGTAGCAGGCGCAGCAAATGCGGCTGAAATTTATAACAAAGATGGCAACAAATTAGATCTGTACGGCAAAGTTGATGGTCTGCACTATTTCTCTGACGACAAGAGTGCTGACGGTGACCAGACCTACATGCGTCTTGGCTTCAAAGGTGAAACTCAGGTTAACGATCAGCTGACCGGTTACGGCCAGTGGGAATACCAGATCCAGGGCAACACAACAGAAAGCGACAACCAGGCCTGGACCCGTGTGGCGTTTGCTGGTCTGAAATTCGCTGAAGCGGGTTCTTTCGATTACGGTCGTAACTACGGTGTGATCTACGACGTAACATCCTGGACTGACGTGCTGCCAGAATTTGGTGGTGATACCTACGGTGCAGACAACTTCCTGCAATCTCGTGCTAACGGCGTGGCAACCTACCGTAACCAGGACTTCTTTGGTCTGGTGGATGGCCTGAACTTTGCTCTGCAGTATCAGGGTAAAAACGGTAGCGTAAGCGGTGAAAACGACACCGGTCGTAGCACCCTGAAACAGAACGGCGACGGTTACGGTGCGTCCCTGACCTATAACCTGGGCGAAGGCTTCAGCATCGGTGGTGCAATGTCTTCTTCCAAACGTACCGCCGATCAGAACAACACGGCTAACCCAGCCCTGAAAGGCGAAGGCGATCACGCCGAAGTCTATACGGGTGGCCTGAAATACGATGCCAACAACATCTATCTGGCCGCGCAGTACTCTCAGACTTATAACGCAACACGTTTCGGCAACTCTCAGAGCAGCAGCGATATCTACGGTTTCGCTAACAAAGCGCAGAACTTCGAAGTGGTTGCTCAGTACCAGTTCGACTTCGGCCTGCGTCCATCCGTGGCTTACCTGCAGTCTAAAGGTAAGGACATCGAAGGGTATGGCGACCAGGATCTGCTGAAATATGTTGATGTGGGTGCGACTTACTACTTCAACAAAAACATGTCCACCTACGTGGATTACAAAATCAACCTGGTTGATGAAAATGAGTTCACCCGTCAGGCCGGTATCGGTACTGATGATATCGTCGCGCTGGGTCTGGTTTACCAGTTCTAA
- the rcsB gene encoding response regulator transcription factor RcsB: MNNMNVIIADDHPIVLFGIRKSLEQIEWVNVVGEFEDSTALINNLPKLDAHVLITDLSMPGDKYGDGITLIKYIKRHFPDISIIVLTMNNNPAILSAVLDLDIEGIVLKQGAPTDLPKALAALQKGKKFTPESVSRLLEKISAGGYGDKRLSPKESEVLRLFAEGFLVTEIAKKLNRSIKTISSQKKSAMMKLGVDNDIALLNYLSSVTLSATDKD; the protein is encoded by the coding sequence ATGAACAATATGAACGTAATTATTGCCGATGACCATCCGATTGTACTGTTCGGTATTCGCAAATCGCTTGAACAGATCGAGTGGGTGAATGTAGTCGGTGAATTTGAAGACTCTACAGCACTGATCAATAACCTCCCAAAGCTTGATGCACACGTGCTCATTACCGATCTCTCCATGCCTGGAGATAAGTACGGTGATGGGATTACGCTCATCAAATATATCAAACGTCACTTCCCGGACATCTCGATCATTGTTCTGACCATGAACAACAACCCGGCGATCCTGAGCGCCGTGCTGGATCTGGACATCGAAGGGATTGTGCTGAAACAAGGCGCACCGACCGATCTGCCAAAAGCGCTCGCTGCGCTGCAGAAAGGCAAGAAGTTCACGCCTGAGAGCGTCTCTCGTCTGCTGGAAAAAATCAGCGCGGGTGGCTACGGTGACAAACGTCTGTCACCGAAAGAGAGCGAAGTTCTGCGCCTGTTCGCTGAAGGTTTCCTGGTGACCGAGATTGCCAAGAAGCTGAACCGCAGTATTAAAACCATCAGCAGCCAGAAGAAATCCGCAATGATGAAGCTGGGTGTGGACAACGATATTGCCCTGCTGAACTATCTCTCCTCCGTGACGCTGAGCGCGACGGACAAGGATTGA
- the rcsD gene encoding phosphotransferase RcsD, producing MSQTETTAPSKFSLLPGSITRFFLLLIVVLLVTLGVMVQSAVNAWLKDKSYQVVDITHAVHKRIDTWRYATWQIYDNIAAAPASASGDGLQETRLKQDVYYLEKPQRKTEALIFGSHDSATLEMTQRISTYLDTLWGAETVPWSMYYLNGQDNSMILISTLPLKDLSSGFKETTVGGIVDSRRAEMLQQANALDERESFSSLRRLAWQNGHYFTLRTTFNQPGHLATVVAFDLPINDLIPPDMPLDSFRMEPDSSTQNMRAASDKEAAESVTISFNGSKIEIASSLNSTGMRLVWQVPFGTLLLDTLQNILLPLLLNIGLLALALFGYSTFRFQPGRQSDASAVTAGNTNELRVLRALNEEIVSVLPLGVLVHDQEANRTVMSNKIADHLLPHLNLQNITTMADQHQGVIQATINNELYEIRQFRSQVAPRTQIFIIRDQDREVLVNKKLKQAQRLYEKNQQGRAAFMQNIGDAFKQPLKTLATQAAALNTSESHQLACQADSLVRMVDEIQLANMLENDFWKGTPSLFSIQDLIDEVVPEVLPVIKRKGLQLLINNHLPANDERHGDREALRRILLMIIQYAVTTTQIGKITLEVSTDESAEDRLTFRILDTGEGVTTSEIDNLHFPFLNDTQSDHYGKANALTFWLCDQLARKLGGHLNIKARESLGTRYSLHVKMAVNPQEEDEERLLDDVVAMVDVTSNEIRNIVVRQLENWGAACITPDERLASQEFDLFLTDNPSNLTASGLLLSDDESGVRKIGPGQLRVNFNISNAMQEAVLQLIEEQLAQDEITESPLGGNENAELHASGYYSLFVDTVPDDVKRLYTESAANDFAALAQTAHRLKGVFAMLNLVPGKQLCETLEHLIREKDASGIEKYISDIDDYVKSLL from the coding sequence ATGAGTCAGACTGAAACTACCGCCCCGAGCAAATTCTCCCTTCTTCCCGGGAGCATCACCCGTTTCTTTCTTCTTTTGATCGTTGTGTTATTAGTCACCCTGGGCGTGATGGTGCAGAGCGCGGTAAACGCCTGGTTGAAGGACAAGAGCTACCAGGTGGTTGATATCACTCATGCCGTCCACAAGCGCATTGATACCTGGCGCTACGCCACCTGGCAGATTTACGACAATATTGCCGCAGCGCCTGCAAGCGCATCCGGGGATGGGCTTCAGGAGACCCGGCTTAAGCAGGATGTCTACTATCTCGAAAAACCGCAGCGTAAGACTGAGGCGCTTATCTTTGGCTCTCACGACAGCGCAACGCTTGAGATGACGCAGCGTATTTCAACCTATCTGGATACCCTCTGGGGTGCCGAGACGGTGCCGTGGTCGATGTACTATCTGAACGGTCAGGACAACAGCATGATCCTGATCTCGACGCTGCCATTGAAAGATCTCTCTTCTGGTTTTAAAGAGACGACCGTTGGCGGCATCGTCGATTCCCGCCGTGCAGAAATGCTGCAGCAGGCGAATGCCCTTGATGAGCGTGAAAGTTTCTCATCGCTGCGCCGCCTGGCCTGGCAAAATGGTCACTATTTTACCCTGCGTACCACGTTCAACCAGCCGGGACATCTGGCGACGGTCGTGGCGTTTGATTTGCCTATTAATGATTTGATCCCGCCGGATATGCCGCTCGACAGCTTCCGTATGGAGCCAGACAGCAGTACCCAGAACATGCGCGCGGCGTCCGACAAAGAGGCTGCAGAGAGCGTCACCATCTCCTTTAACGGCTCGAAAATTGAAATTGCCTCGTCACTGAACTCAACCGGCATGCGCCTGGTGTGGCAGGTACCGTTTGGCACCCTGCTGCTCGATACCCTGCAAAATATTTTGCTGCCGTTGCTGCTGAATATCGGCCTGCTGGCGCTGGCCCTGTTTGGCTACAGCACCTTCCGCTTCCAGCCAGGACGTCAGAGCGACGCCTCTGCGGTCACCGCGGGCAACACGAATGAACTTCGCGTGTTACGCGCGCTCAATGAAGAGATTGTTTCCGTGCTGCCGCTGGGCGTATTAGTCCACGATCAGGAAGCGAACCGCACGGTGATGAGCAATAAAATTGCAGACCATCTGCTGCCGCATCTTAACCTGCAGAACATCACCACCATGGCGGATCAGCACCAGGGGGTTATTCAGGCCACCATCAATAATGAACTGTACGAGATCCGTCAGTTCCGCAGTCAGGTGGCCCCACGCACGCAAATCTTCATTATCCGCGACCAGGATCGCGAAGTGCTGGTGAATAAGAAACTCAAGCAGGCGCAAAGGCTGTATGAGAAGAACCAGCAGGGGCGCGCCGCCTTTATGCAGAATATTGGCGACGCCTTCAAACAGCCATTAAAAACGCTGGCAACCCAGGCGGCGGCGTTAAACACCTCTGAAAGCCACCAGCTAGCCTGCCAGGCCGACTCGCTGGTTCGTATGGTGGATGAGATCCAGTTAGCGAACATGCTGGAGAATGATTTCTGGAAAGGTACGCCTTCCCTCTTCTCCATTCAGGATCTGATCGATGAAGTGGTTCCGGAAGTCCTGCCGGTGATCAAGCGTAAAGGTCTGCAGCTGCTGATCAACAACCATTTACCGGCGAATGACGAACGCCATGGCGATCGCGAAGCGCTACGTCGCATTCTGCTGATGATTATTCAGTATGCCGTGACCACCACGCAGATCGGCAAGATCACCCTCGAAGTGAGCACCGACGAGTCGGCAGAAGATCGCCTGACGTTCCGCATTCTGGACACCGGTGAAGGCGTCACGACGAGTGAAATTGATAATCTGCACTTCCCGTTCCTGAATGACACACAAAGCGATCATTACGGTAAGGCTAATGCCCTGACCTTCTGGCTGTGCGATCAGCTGGCGCGTAAGCTCGGCGGCCACCTGAATATCAAAGCACGTGAATCGCTCGGCACTCGCTACTCTCTGCACGTGAAAATGGCCGTCAATCCGCAGGAAGAAGATGAAGAGCGCCTGCTGGATGACGTGGTGGCGATGGTGGATGTGACCTCAAACGAGATTCGCAACATCGTGGTGCGTCAGTTAGAAAACTGGGGCGCGGCCTGCATCACGCCGGATGAACGACTGGCAAGTCAAGAATTTGATCTGTTTTTAACTGATAATCCGTCTAATCTTACTGCCTCGGGCTTGCTTTTAAGCGATGATGAGTCAGGCGTGCGGAAAATCGGCCCTGGCCAGCTGCGCGTCAACTTTAATATAAGCAATGCGATGCAGGAAGCTGTACTACAACTAATAGAAGAGCAGCTGGCGCAGGATGAGATAACGGAATCCCCGTTAGGCGGCAATGAAAACGCCGAGCTTCACGCCAGCGGATACTATTCACTCTTTGTTGATACAGTACCAGATGATGTTAAGCGGTTGTATACTGAGTCCGCTGCGAATGATTTTGCAGCGCTGGCTCAGACAGCACACCGGCTTAAAGGGGTGTTTGCCATGCTTAATCTGGTTCCCGGCAAGCAGTTATGTGAAACGCTGGAACATCTAATTCGTGAGAAAGATGCCTCTGGCATTGAAAAATACATCAGCGACATTGACGACTACGTCAAAAGCTTGCTGTAG
- the ubiG gene encoding bifunctional 2-polyprenyl-6-hydroxyphenol methylase/3-demethylubiquinol 3-O-methyltransferase UbiG, giving the protein MNAEKSPVAHNVDHEEIAKFEAVASRWWDLEGEFKPLHRINPLRLGYIAERSGGLFGKKVLDVGCGGGILAESMAREGATVTGLDMGFEPLQVARLHALESGIQVEYVQETVEEHAAKHAHQYDVVTCMEMLEHVPDPQSVVNACAKLVKPGGQVFFSTINRNGKAWLMAVVGAEYVLRMVPKGTHDVKKFIKPAELLSWVDRTWLKEQHITGLHYNPLTDKFKLAPGVDVNYMLHTTAKND; this is encoded by the coding sequence ATGAATGCCGAAAAATCCCCGGTGGCTCACAACGTTGACCACGAAGAGATTGCCAAATTTGAAGCGGTGGCGTCCCGCTGGTGGGATCTCGAAGGTGAGTTCAAACCGCTGCATCGCATTAACCCGCTGCGTCTGGGCTATATCGCGGAGCGTTCCGGCGGCCTGTTCGGTAAGAAGGTGCTTGATGTCGGCTGCGGCGGCGGCATCCTGGCGGAGAGCATGGCGCGCGAAGGCGCGACGGTCACCGGTCTGGATATGGGCTTTGAACCCTTGCAGGTGGCCCGTCTCCATGCGCTGGAGTCAGGGATCCAGGTTGAATACGTGCAGGAAACCGTGGAAGAACACGCGGCAAAACATGCCCACCAGTATGATGTGGTGACCTGCATGGAGATGCTGGAACACGTTCCCGATCCGCAATCCGTGGTGAACGCCTGCGCAAAACTGGTGAAACCGGGCGGTCAGGTCTTCTTCTCAACCATCAACCGTAACGGTAAAGCCTGGCTGATGGCCGTCGTCGGCGCGGAATATGTGCTGCGCATGGTGCCAAAAGGCACGCACGACGTGAAGAAATTCATTAAGCCTGCTGAATTACTGAGCTGGGTTGATCGGACGTGGCTTAAAGAGCAGCACATTACCGGCCTGCACTACAATCCGCTGACCGATAAATTCAAACTCGCCCCGGGCGTGGATGTTAACTATATGTTGCATACAACCGCCAAAAACGACTAA
- the rcsC gene encoding two-component system sensor histidine kinase RcsC: MKYLVSFRTTLKVSRYLFRALALLLWLLVVLLSVFYIVNALHKKEAEIRQEFNLSSDQAQRYIQRTSDVMKELKYIAENRLTAENGILALRGRNDKTEVPDFQPLFPDSDCSTMSNTWRGSLESLAWFMRYWRDNFSAAYDLNRVFLIGSENLCMADFGLRDVPVERDDALKSLHERIVKYRNAPQDERGNNIFWISQGPRMGVGYFYALTPVYLGNRLQALLGIEQTIRMENFFTPGSLPMGVTILDENGHQLISLAGPDNRLNVDPHWMQERSWFGYTSGFRELVLKKSLPPSSLSIVYSLPVDMVLERIRILIMNAILLNLLVGGALFTLARMYERRIFIPAESDAQRLEEHEQFNRKIVASAPVGICILRTQDGTNILSNELAHNYLNMLTHEDRQRLTQIICGQQVNFVDVLTSTHTNLQISFVHSRYRNENVAICVLVDVSARVKMEESLQEMAQAAEQASQSKSMFLATVSHELRTPLYGIIGNLDLLQTKELPKGVDRLVTAMNNSSSLLLKIISDILDFSKIESEQLKIEPREFSPREVMNHIIANYLPLVVRKQLGLYCFIEPDVPLTLHGDPMRLQQVISNLLSNAIKFTDIGCIVLHVCRAGDYLSIRVRDTGVGIPAKEVVRLFDPFFQVGTGVQRNFQGTGLGLAICEKLVSMMDGDISVDTEPGMGSQFTIRIPLYSAQYPAKATVDGLSDKRCWLAVNNASLNDYLTALLTHSGVRVCRYEDQTPDADDVLIADEMPEQAWQGRGTVLFCRRHIGIPVERAPGEWVHSVATPHELLSLLARIYKVQLEENDGAGELPSPEGLASVNDDMMILVVDDHPINRRLLADQLGSLGYQCKTANDGVDALNVLSKNHIDIVLSDVNMPNMDGYRLTQRIRQLGLTLPVVGVTANALAEEKQRCLESGMDSCLSKPVTLDVLKQTLSVYAERVRKTRI, encoded by the coding sequence TTGAAATACCTCGTCTCCTTTCGTACCACGCTGAAAGTTTCTCGCTATCTGTTCCGGGCGCTGGCGCTCCTGCTTTGGTTGCTGGTGGTCCTGCTGTCGGTGTTCTACATCGTCAACGCGCTGCACAAGAAAGAAGCGGAGATCCGCCAGGAGTTTAATTTAAGCTCCGATCAGGCCCAGCGTTACATTCAGCGAACATCTGATGTAATGAAGGAGCTGAAGTATATTGCCGAAAACCGACTGACGGCGGAAAACGGCATCCTGGCGCTTCGCGGGCGTAATGACAAAACCGAAGTGCCGGACTTCCAGCCGCTGTTCCCGGACTCCGACTGCTCCACCATGAGCAACACCTGGCGCGGGTCGCTGGAATCCCTCGCCTGGTTTATGCGCTACTGGCGCGACAATTTTTCCGCCGCCTACGATCTCAATCGCGTCTTCCTGATTGGCAGCGAAAATCTCTGCATGGCTGACTTCGGCCTGCGCGACGTGCCCGTCGAGCGTGATGATGCGCTGAAAAGCCTGCATGAGCGTATTGTGAAATATCGCAATGCGCCGCAGGACGAGCGCGGGAATAACATCTTCTGGATTAGCCAGGGGCCGCGCATGGGCGTGGGCTATTTCTACGCGCTGACGCCGGTTTACCTCGGTAACCGCCTGCAGGCGCTGCTGGGCATTGAGCAGACTATCCGCATGGAAAACTTCTTCACGCCAGGCAGCCTGCCGATGGGTGTGACCATTCTGGATGAAAACGGACATCAGCTGATCTCGCTTGCCGGGCCGGATAACCGTTTGAACGTCGATCCGCACTGGATGCAGGAACGCTCGTGGTTTGGTTACACCTCCGGCTTTCGTGAGCTGGTGCTGAAAAAAAGCCTGCCACCGTCGTCGCTGAGTATCGTCTACTCGCTGCCGGTCGATATGGTGCTGGAGCGGATACGCATTCTGATTATGAATGCAATTCTGCTCAACCTGCTGGTGGGAGGGGCGCTGTTTACGCTGGCGCGCATGTATGAGCGAAGAATCTTTATTCCCGCCGAAAGCGACGCCCAGCGTCTGGAAGAGCACGAGCAGTTTAACCGTAAGATAGTCGCCTCGGCACCGGTGGGGATCTGTATTCTGCGTACTCAGGACGGGACCAACATCCTGAGTAACGAGCTGGCGCACAACTATCTGAACATGCTGACGCATGAGGATCGTCAAAGGCTGACGCAAATCATCTGCGGTCAGCAGGTAAACTTTGTCGACGTGCTCACCAGCACCCATACCAACCTGCAGATCAGCTTTGTTCACTCCCGCTATCGTAATGAAAACGTGGCGATTTGCGTGCTGGTGGATGTCTCCGCACGCGTGAAGATGGAGGAGTCGCTGCAGGAGATGGCGCAGGCGGCGGAGCAGGCCAGCCAGTCGAAATCTATGTTCCTTGCCACCGTCAGCCACGAGCTGCGTACGCCACTGTACGGGATTATCGGTAACCTCGACCTGTTGCAGACGAAAGAGCTGCCGAAAGGGGTCGACAGGCTGGTGACGGCAATGAACAACTCCTCCAGTCTGCTGCTGAAAATCATCAGCGATATTCTCGATTTCTCTAAAATTGAGTCTGAGCAGTTGAAAATCGAACCGCGGGAGTTTTCGCCGCGTGAAGTGATGAACCACATCATCGCCAACTATCTGCCGCTGGTGGTGCGTAAACAGCTGGGTCTCTACTGCTTTATTGAACCGGATGTGCCGCTGACGCTGCACGGCGATCCGATGCGCCTGCAGCAGGTCATCTCTAACCTGCTTAGCAACGCCATCAAATTCACCGATATTGGCTGTATCGTGTTACACGTCTGCCGGGCGGGGGATTACCTGAGCATTCGCGTCCGTGACACGGGTGTAGGCATCCCGGCGAAAGAAGTGGTTCGCCTGTTCGACCCGTTCTTCCAGGTCGGTACCGGCGTGCAGCGTAACTTCCAGGGCACCGGTCTGGGGCTGGCGATTTGTGAGAAGCTCGTCAGCATGATGGACGGTGATATCTCGGTGGATACCGAGCCCGGCATGGGCAGCCAGTTCACCATCCGTATTCCGCTCTATTCGGCTCAGTATCCGGCAAAAGCGACGGTTGACGGGCTGAGCGATAAGCGCTGCTGGCTGGCGGTGAATAACGCTTCGCTAAATGATTACCTGACGGCGCTGCTTACCCATAGCGGCGTGAGGGTGTGCCGCTATGAAGACCAGACGCCGGACGCGGATGACGTGCTGATCGCCGACGAGATGCCGGAACAGGCGTGGCAGGGGAGAGGAACGGTACTCTTCTGTCGTCGCCACATTGGCATACCGGTTGAACGTGCGCCGGGAGAGTGGGTACACAGTGTCGCCACGCCGCATGAGCTGTTGAGCCTGCTGGCACGCATCTACAAAGTGCAGCTGGAAGAGAACGACGGAGCCGGTGAATTGCCGTCACCGGAAGGTCTGGCGTCAGTGAATGACGATATGATGATTCTGGTCGTGGATGACCATCCGATTAACCGCCGACTGCTGGCAGACCAGCTCGGGTCGCTTGGCTACCAGTGCAAAACGGCCAATGACGGTGTGGACGCGCTGAATGTGCTGAGTAAAAATCATATTGATATCGTTCTCAGTGACGTCAACATGCCTAACATGGACGGCTACCGTCTGACGCAACGTATCCGCCAGCTTGGCCTGACGTTGCCGGTGGTGGGCGTCACGGCGAACGCGCTGGCGGAAGAGAAACAGCGATGCCTGGAGTCAGGCATGGACAGCTGTCTGTCGAAACCGGTCACGCTGGACGTGCTGAAGCAGACCTTGTCGGTCTATGCGGAACGCGTCAGGAAAACGAGGATATAA